The Sandaracinus amylolyticus genomic interval GGTGCGCCCGTGACACGAGCTCTCGACGCCGTCGGCCGGACGGTTGCAACCGGTCTCGCGCGAGGGTAGAGCGCGGTCCTCTCGCCGTCCCCCCTCGGAGCCTCGCCGTGGCCAAGCCGAAGAAGCTTCCTCCTCCCTCGGTCCCCGACGCATCGCAAGCCGTCGCGCAAGCGGAGACTCCGCGGATCAAGTGGAACGTCATCGCGCAGATCGCGCTCGCGGTCGTCGTCGTCTGGGCGCTCGCGATCGGCGCGATCCCCTACGTCGGCTACTGGGGCGTCGGGATCGTCGGCGTGCTCACCGCCGTGCTGATCGGCTTCGGCATCTGGATCTGGCGCTTCACGCGTCGCCAGCAGCGCATCATGGACGTGCTGAAGCAGGCGACCGACGACGAGGGACGCCGCGCGGCGATCGCGCAGCTCGAGGCGCAGGGCAGCAAGGACGCGATGGCCGCGCTCGCGCGCGCCCAGCTGATGCTGCGCGACGACCCGAAGGCCGCGATGGGCATCCTCGAGAGCATCGACGTCTCGAAGGAGCCCGGCCCGGTGCAGGACGAGGTCCGCTCGAACCTCGCGTTCCTCTACCTCGCGCAGGGCCGCCCGAAGGACGCGCGCCCCGTCGTCGACGAGCTGCGCCTCGACCGCCAGACGAACCCGAAGGCCAAGGCGATGTACGCCGCGGTGATGGCCGAGACGTTCGCGCGCACCGGCAAGGCGGACGAGGCGAAGAAGCTCCTCGAGACGTACTCGCCCGACGACCCCGAGTACGGCGAGGTCTCGATCGTCCTGCTCCGCGCGCAGGTCTACACGTACCTCGCGACCAAGAACCGGGGCCTCATGCGCAAGGCGATGCTGAAGATCGCGGAGCGCGATCCGAACCAGCTCGGCCCGTTCATGCAGAAGGGCTCGAGCCCCGAGCTCCAGGCCGCCGTGCGCGAGGTGCTCACCCAGGCCGGCTTCGCGACGCGCGCCAAGACGAAGGTGCAGCGGCAGTAAGGGAGCACGCGATGCGCCTCGACCTCGACGTGGCGCGCGCGGTCGCGCGCCTCGCGGGCCCGGCGATCGCGCAGTCGCTGCTGCACACGCTGGTCTTCCTGGTCGACCGCGCGATGCTCGGCCGCTTCTCGGCCGACGCGCTCGCGTCGATGCAGATCAGCGGGCCGGTGACGTGGAGCATCTCGTCGGTCGCGTCGGCGGTGCAGGTCGGCGCGCTCGCGGTCGTCGGGCGCGAGGTCGGCGCAGGACGTCGCGACGAGGCCGCGGCGGCGGTGCGGGCCGGGCTCGGCGCGTCGGCCGGCATCGGGCTGCTCGCGGGCGTGGCGGCGACGCTCGCGATCCCGCTCGTGCTCGCGGGCTTCCCCGACGCGGGCCCCGCGGTGCGAGACGAGGCGCGCGCGTACCTCGGCGTGATCCTGCCGTGCATGCCGCTGCTCCTCGTCTCGGCGATGGCCGGCGCGGTGTTCCAGAGCGCGGGCGACACGCGCACGCCGCTGCTCGTCGCGCTGCTCGCGAACGCGGTGAACGGCGGCGCGAACTGGGTGCTGATCTTCGGACGCGCGGGCGTCCCCGCGCTCGGGGCGCGCGGCGCGGCGATCGGGAGCGTGCTCGCGCTCGCCGTGGAGTGCGCGGTGCTGATCGCGCTGCTCGCGCGAGGGCGCGGCGTGGTGTCGCTGCGGGGGCGCGGCGGCGAGCGCGCCCAGCTCGCGCGCATGGTCCGGGTCGCGGGCCCCGCGACGCTCGAGCGCATCGTGCAGCACGCGGGCTTCCTCGTGTTCGTCGCGATGATCGGCGCGCTCGGCCCGCTGGCGATGGCGGCGAACCAGGCGCTGATCAGCATCGAGTCGGTCGCGTTCCTCTCCGCCGACGGGTTCGGGATCGCGGGCGCGGCGATGGTCGCGCAGCGGCTCGGCGCGGGGCGCGAAGATCAGGCGCGGATGGCGGCGCGCGTCGCGGCCGCGATGGCGCTCGTCGCGCTCTCGGCGTGCGGCATCGTGTTCGTGATCGCGCCGCGCGCGCTCGCGTCGGCGTTCACGCCCGAGCCGGAGATCGTCGCGCTCGCGGTGCCGTGCCTCTTCGTCGCGGCGATCGCGCAGCCGTTCATGGCGGTCGGCGTCGTGCTCGGCGACGCGCTGCGGGGCGCAGGCGCGACGCGCACCACGTTCGTCATCACGCTGATCGGCGGGGTGGCGGTGCGGCTCGCCGCGACGTGGCTCTTCGCGTTCGAGCTCGGCCTCGGCCTGGTCGGCGTGTGGATCGGATCGACCGTCGACTGGGCGACGCGCACCGCGCTCGCGTCGTGGCGCTTCTCGCGCCCCGGATGGGCACGCGCGGTCTGACGTCGCGTCGACGGATGCTTCCGACGGGCTCCCGAGGTCTCCGGCGCGAGCGCGGAGCCCGGAACGTCGTTCCGGGGGAGCTTCCGACGCGTCCCGAGGGCTTCCGACGCGTCCCGGGAGCTTCCGACGCGCTCCCGGGGCTTCCGACGCGGGGCAGATCGCGCTTCGGGGCCCGTCGGAAGGCCGTGGAGCCCGCCCGAAGCCATGGGAGCGACGGACTCGGCCGTTCTACTCGGCGTCCTCGCCGTCGTCGGGCGGCTCGGGCGTGCGGTCGCGCAGGATGCGCGGGCGCCGCAGGAAGCGCAGCACGCGGCGCCGGAGCGCATCGTCGTCGAGCACGACCGCGGGGATCTCGTCGTGCCCCACGCCCGGGAGCACGTGCAGCTCGACCGTGGGCACGTGCTCGGCGAGCGCCTGCGACTGCGAGACCGGGATCGTCCGATCCGCGTCGCCGTGGAAGAGCAGCACCGGGACCGGCGGCGCCTCCTCGAGCGTGCGCGCCGGCGAGAGCTCGAGCGGCGACGTGTGCCCGAGGCCGCGCGCCACCACGCCGACGATGCCGCGCGCGACCGATCCGAACGGCCCGAGCGGCGCGAGCCGCCGTCCCACGATCTCGCCGTAGTCCGAGGGCGGCGCGAACGCGACCACGCTGCGCAGCCCGCGCGGCGCGAGGCGCGCCGTGCTCGAGAGCGCGATGCCCGCGCCCATCGACGTCGCGAGCACGCTCATCTTCGTGCGGTCCACTCCGTCGCGCGACGCGAGCCAGTCGAACGCGGCCTCGAGGTCGTAGCGCTCGCGATCCGCGAACGTCGTCACCGCGCCCTCGCTGCGCCCGTGCGCGCGCCAGTCGATGCGCAGCGCGTGGTACCCGCGCTCCTGCAGCGCCGCCGACCACCCCGCCATGCGCGTGCGCCCGTCGGAGATCCCGTGCAGCACCACCACGCCGCCCGCGCCGCGCCGCCCCGGCGAGTACGTCCCCCGCAGCAGCGTCCCGTCGGGCGAGCGGATCTCGACCTCTTCTTCGTTCGCGTGGCGCAGCGGCGACAGATGCGCGAGCCGCACCGGCGCGATCCCGAGCTGCACCGACGCGAGCCCCCACGTCAGCGTGAACCACGGCCCGAGCAGCGCGAGCAGCGCGATGATCGCGATCGCCGCGCGCACCCGCCGGTCGGGCCCCGGCGCCGCGAAGCGGATCGCCGCGCCCGCCGCGAGCAGCGGCGCGCCGAGCACGACCTCGAGCGTCAGCAGGCTCACCCACAGCGGGTCGCGCGGAGAGCTCAGCGCGAGCAGCACCGGCAAGAGGCCCGCGACGATCGCGCCGACGCGCATGCGCCGCCGCAGCATCGGCATCGCGGACACGCGCCACGCCGCGACCGCGAGCATGCCCAGCGCCGCGCCGCCGACCACGAGCACGTAGCGCAGATCGATCGAGCCGCGCGGCCCGGGCGCGCCGGCGAGCGTGCCGTTCACGAACGGGAGCGCGACCGCGAGGACGACGAGCAGGACGCACGCGAGCTCACGCGCCGCCGTCGCGGGCGGCGGAGGCGCGGAGGGAGGACGACTGGGACCGACCAGGCTCAACGCGCGCGCCTCCCGACTCGCTGCGCCGGAGGAGGCGCAGCGAGGCCGCCACGGACCTGCTGTGCGAAGCAGGGCGACGCGTGCATGCGCTCAGCGCGGCGGGCGGCGACCGCGGCCGCCGCGGCGACCTCGACCGCGCCGCGGCCTGTCTTCGGTCTGCGTCTCCTCGGTCACGTCGGGCGTCTCCTCCTCGCTCGCTGCCGGCGCGTCGGTCGAGGTCGGCGTCTCCGTCCCGGGAGGAACGGTCGTCACCGGCTCGGCCTGCGCCCCGCTGCTCTGCTGGTACCACGGCTGCGAGGGATCCACCGCAGGATCTTCGACGGGGGTCGCCTCGGAGGGCACGGGCTCCTCCTCGACCGGCGCGGTGGGAGGCGCCCAATCGGCCTGCCAGCGCATCCCGACACCCACGAACGGCAGGGTGAAGCTGTAGTCGCCGTTCCCGACGTACACCGGACCGCGCTCCGGCGCGGGCGGGCGGATCGGGTTCTGCTGGGTCACCTGGCTGTTGCGCACCTGACGGCCGAAGAGGTGCGCGTAGCCGACCATCACGTCGCCCCACACGCCGTCGAAGAGGCGCATCGAGAACCCGCCAGCGACCACGATCTTGTCGCTGTCGATCGTCAGCGGCGACAGGTACGCGTCGTCGAACGAGCCGCTCTCCCAGTACCCGCCGAGCCGCACCTGGTACGAGCCGTCGATC includes:
- a CDS encoding tetratricopeptide repeat protein, with the protein product MAKPKKLPPPSVPDASQAVAQAETPRIKWNVIAQIALAVVVVWALAIGAIPYVGYWGVGIVGVLTAVLIGFGIWIWRFTRRQQRIMDVLKQATDDEGRRAAIAQLEAQGSKDAMAALARAQLMLRDDPKAAMGILESIDVSKEPGPVQDEVRSNLAFLYLAQGRPKDARPVVDELRLDRQTNPKAKAMYAAVMAETFARTGKADEAKKLLETYSPDDPEYGEVSIVLLRAQVYTYLATKNRGLMRKAMLKIAERDPNQLGPFMQKGSSPELQAAVREVLTQAGFATRAKTKVQRQ
- a CDS encoding MATE family efflux transporter, whose amino-acid sequence is MRLDLDVARAVARLAGPAIAQSLLHTLVFLVDRAMLGRFSADALASMQISGPVTWSISSVASAVQVGALAVVGREVGAGRRDEAAAAVRAGLGASAGIGLLAGVAATLAIPLVLAGFPDAGPAVRDEARAYLGVILPCMPLLLVSAMAGAVFQSAGDTRTPLLVALLANAVNGGANWVLIFGRAGVPALGARGAAIGSVLALAVECAVLIALLARGRGVVSLRGRGGERAQLARMVRVAGPATLERIVQHAGFLVFVAMIGALGPLAMAANQALISIESVAFLSADGFGIAGAAMVAQRLGAGREDQARMAARVAAAMALVALSACGIVFVIAPRALASAFTPEPEIVALAVPCLFVAAIAQPFMAVGVVLGDALRGAGATRTTFVITLIGGVAVRLAATWLFAFELGLGLVGVWIGSTVDWATRTALASWRFSRPGWARAV
- a CDS encoding alpha/beta hydrolase produces the protein MSLVGPSRPPSAPPPPATAARELACVLLVVLAVALPFVNGTLAGAPGPRGSIDLRYVLVVGGAALGMLAVAAWRVSAMPMLRRRMRVGAIVAGLLPVLLALSSPRDPLWVSLLTLEVVLGAPLLAAGAAIRFAAPGPDRRVRAAIAIIALLALLGPWFTLTWGLASVQLGIAPVRLAHLSPLRHANEEEVEIRSPDGTLLRGTYSPGRRGAGGVVVLHGISDGRTRMAGWSAALQERGYHALRIDWRAHGRSEGAVTTFADRERYDLEAAFDWLASRDGVDRTKMSVLATSMGAGIALSSTARLAPRGLRSVVAFAPPSDYGEIVGRRLAPLGPFGSVARGIVGVVARGLGHTSPLELSPARTLEEAPPVPVLLFHGDADRTIPVSQSQALAEHVPTVELHVLPGVGHDEIPAVVLDDDALRRRVLRFLRRPRILRDRTPEPPDDGEDAE